A genome region from Rhodopseudomonas boonkerdii includes the following:
- a CDS encoding caspase family protein, translating to MRQLVFALSALSVVFSADAALADKRVAFVVGNGAYKNVDPLPNPPIDAKAMASTLRNVGFEVIEGSNLTRDGMTERLLEFGRKAQGADVALFFYAGHGISVNNINYLLPIDANLKSEMDVKLGAAINVETTLEQTMGDAKVKLVFLDACRDNPFAAKIRSSGSATRSVAVSSGLAEMKSGEGTLIAFATSPGQTALDGKSGGNSPFTRALLNNITAPGAEIQQAMTKVRAQVQDETNKGQLPWGHTNLIGAVYLNPDIQTQVQVAAASPTATMPAAGSDVELEFWRSIKDSNRPEELNAYITMYPNGQFKPLALARIAALQEAGTAPRNAAPGTDKAVFTEQSNQLTEDKIGLNQAKRRDVQRRLNALGFDTKATGSFDAGTRGVITRWQAARGYPTSGYLNKAQHVALLAEPVTLAEEPVVAPAPKPVRRQVQQAYEEAPPVARRQPAPAAPAVDPALPGRFIGGVVGGFLNR from the coding sequence GTGCGCCAGCTCGTATTCGCTTTGTCCGCGCTGTCCGTCGTTTTTAGCGCCGATGCAGCGCTTGCCGATAAACGTGTCGCGTTCGTCGTCGGCAACGGCGCTTACAAGAACGTCGATCCGTTGCCGAACCCACCCATCGACGCCAAGGCGATGGCGAGCACGCTGCGCAATGTCGGCTTCGAGGTGATCGAGGGCTCCAACCTCACCCGCGACGGCATGACCGAGCGCCTGCTGGAATTCGGCCGCAAGGCGCAGGGCGCGGATGTCGCACTTTTCTTCTATGCCGGCCATGGCATCTCGGTGAACAACATCAACTACCTGCTGCCCATCGACGCCAATCTGAAATCGGAGATGGACGTCAAGCTCGGCGCAGCCATCAATGTCGAGACGACGCTCGAGCAGACCATGGGCGACGCCAAGGTCAAGTTGGTGTTCCTCGATGCCTGCCGCGACAATCCGTTCGCCGCCAAGATCCGCTCGAGCGGATCAGCCACGCGCAGCGTCGCGGTGTCGTCCGGCCTTGCCGAGATGAAGTCGGGCGAAGGCACGCTGATCGCCTTCGCCACCAGTCCCGGCCAGACCGCGCTCGACGGCAAGAGCGGCGGCAACAGCCCGTTCACGCGTGCGCTGCTGAACAACATCACCGCCCCCGGCGCCGAGATCCAGCAGGCCATGACCAAGGTCCGCGCGCAGGTGCAGGACGAGACCAACAAGGGCCAGCTGCCCTGGGGGCACACCAATCTGATCGGCGCCGTCTACCTCAATCCCGACATCCAGACGCAGGTTCAGGTTGCGGCCGCCAGCCCGACGGCGACCATGCCGGCGGCCGGCTCCGACGTCGAGCTCGAGTTCTGGCGCTCCATCAAGGATTCCAATCGTCCCGAAGAGCTCAACGCCTATATCACCATGTATCCGAACGGTCAGTTCAAGCCGCTTGCCCTCGCGCGCATCGCCGCGCTGCAGGAGGCCGGAACTGCGCCGCGCAACGCAGCGCCGGGCACCGACAAAGCCGTCTTCACCGAACAGTCCAACCAGCTCACCGAGGACAAGATTGGCCTCAATCAGGCCAAACGCCGCGATGTCCAGCGCCGCCTCAACGCCCTCGGCTTCGACACCAAGGCCACCGGCAGCTTCGATGCGGGCACGCGCGGCGTGATCACGCGCTGGCAGGCCGCACGCGGCTATCCGACCTCGGGTTATCTCAACAAGGCGCAGCACGTGGCCCTGCTTGCCGAACCCGTCACGCTGGCAGAGGAACCGGTCGTTGCCCCCGCTCCGAAGCCCGTGCGCCGTCAAGTGCAGCAGGCTTACGAAGAGGCACCGCCGGTCGCCCGGCGTCAGCCGGCTCCTGCTGCACCCGCGGTGGACCCCGCACTGCCCGGCCGCTTCATCGGCGGCGTCGTCGGCGGCTTCCTCAACCGCTAG
- a CDS encoding BrnA antitoxin family protein: protein MAQSPRRPKDARSEAEAAFKKATAPVVEAPVKKAAVPGVRELVSLRIDQDVLEYFQESGPGWQDRINDALRKAAGK, encoded by the coding sequence ATGGCCCAGTCACCACGCCGCCCCAAGGATGCTCGTAGCGAGGCCGAGGCGGCCTTCAAGAAGGCCACCGCGCCCGTGGTCGAGGCACCAGTCAAGAAAGCAGCCGTTCCCGGTGTCCGCGAACTGGTGTCGCTGCGGATCGATCAGGATGTTCTGGAATATTTTCAGGAATCCGGCCCCGGTTGGCAGGACCGCATTAACGATGCGCTGCGCAAAGCCGCAGGCAAGTAA
- a CDS encoding MarR family winged helix-turn-helix transcriptional regulator, with product MQITSPDNEPVSHGFDEIFNLISINASISRIGDLLGQKVGVSGPQWAILTILETMNGGCGISVKDVASKMCVDPSFVSSQTRTLQAEGLIKRKQSRDDRRIVILSLTDDCRERMKQASKQRDRLQALVHAELGEVLIAELADGISALEKKMRKVAIIAELNID from the coding sequence ATGCAAATAACCAGTCCAGACAATGAGCCAGTGAGCCACGGATTTGACGAGATTTTCAATCTCATATCGATCAACGCATCGATCTCAAGGATCGGCGATCTGCTCGGTCAGAAAGTCGGCGTATCCGGGCCGCAATGGGCGATTTTGACAATACTGGAAACGATGAACGGAGGTTGCGGGATTTCGGTCAAGGACGTTGCCAGTAAGATGTGCGTCGATCCGTCGTTTGTCTCGTCTCAGACTAGAACCTTGCAGGCAGAGGGACTGATTAAGAGGAAACAGTCGCGGGATGACCGACGGATCGTGATACTGTCGTTGACGGACGATTGTCGCGAACGGATGAAGCAAGCGTCAAAGCAACGAGATCGGCTGCAGGCTTTGGTTCATGCCGAACTCGGAGAGGTATTGATCGCCGAACTTGCAGATGGAATTTCCGCTCTCGAGAAGAAGATGCGGAAGGTCGCTATCATTGCTGAATTGAACATCGATTGA
- a CDS encoding SDR family NAD(P)-dependent oxidoreductase, with the protein MNFAQRRFAGRTAIVTGAASGIGKEVARRLVAEGAKVAMWDVSDAIERAAAELDGAHIEKIDISSERDVEVGMKRSIAALGAKLDIVVSSAGITGPNTPLRDYPAEDWRRVFDINVNGTFFVNRAAVRAMEKNDYGRIVNIASIAGKEGNPNASAYSASKAAVIGLTKSLGKETAKSGIRVNCVTPAAIKTPLFDQMTQQHIDFMLSKIPQGRFGTLEEVASMVCWLTSEECSFSTGAVFDLSGGRATY; encoded by the coding sequence ATGAATTTCGCGCAACGTAGGTTCGCGGGCCGCACCGCCATCGTGACCGGAGCGGCGTCCGGAATTGGCAAGGAGGTCGCGCGGCGTCTCGTTGCCGAAGGCGCAAAAGTCGCGATGTGGGATGTCAGTGACGCCATTGAGCGGGCTGCAGCAGAACTCGACGGAGCACATATAGAAAAGATCGACATCTCGTCTGAACGGGATGTCGAAGTCGGTATGAAGCGGTCGATCGCCGCCTTGGGCGCGAAGCTTGATATCGTCGTGTCCAGCGCGGGCATCACGGGGCCGAACACGCCCCTGCGCGACTATCCGGCGGAAGACTGGCGGCGAGTGTTCGACATCAATGTCAACGGCACGTTTTTCGTCAATCGTGCCGCGGTTCGCGCGATGGAGAAGAACGACTACGGGCGTATCGTCAACATCGCATCGATCGCTGGTAAGGAGGGCAACCCGAATGCGTCCGCCTATAGCGCTTCAAAGGCTGCCGTGATCGGCTTGACGAAGTCACTTGGCAAGGAAACCGCCAAGAGTGGCATCAGGGTCAATTGCGTGACACCGGCGGCGATCAAGACCCCGCTGTTTGATCAGATGACCCAGCAACATATCGACTTCATGCTGTCGAAGATTCCCCAAGGGCGGTTCGGCACCTTGGAGGAGGTTGCGTCCATGGTGTGTTGGCTCACCAGCGAGGAGTGTTCCTTCAGTACAGGAGCGGTCTTCGATCTCTCGGGAGGTCGGGCGACTTACTGA
- a CDS encoding fumarylacetoacetate hydrolase family protein, giving the protein MKLVRFGQPGAEKPGLVGNDGVLRDLSSVVPDIGPATLSPASLKAIAEVSISALPQVTGPQRFGVPISGIGKFVAIGLNYSDHAAEAGLPVPSEPIVFQKAITSLSGPNDDVMLPQASQKSDWEVELGIVIGTKATYVPPENALSYVAGYCVVNDVSEREYQMERGGTWDKGKGCDTFGPVGPWLVTKDEVGDVQALDLWLDVNDRRMQMGNTRTMIFNCAEIVSYVSRFMTLLPGDVIATGTPPGVGMGIKPTPIYLKPGDTMTVGIEKLGVQRQKVVAWSKDGAGVR; this is encoded by the coding sequence ATGAAACTTGTGAGATTTGGACAGCCGGGCGCGGAAAAGCCCGGCTTGGTTGGCAACGACGGCGTGCTGCGCGACCTGTCATCGGTAGTGCCGGATATTGGTCCGGCGACATTGTCTCCGGCGTCTTTGAAGGCGATCGCGGAAGTCTCGATATCGGCCCTGCCGCAGGTGACAGGCCCTCAACGCTTTGGCGTTCCCATTTCCGGAATTGGCAAATTCGTCGCGATCGGCCTCAACTATTCCGACCATGCGGCCGAGGCTGGTCTTCCGGTCCCGTCGGAGCCCATCGTCTTTCAGAAGGCAATTACCTCACTATCCGGACCGAATGACGACGTGATGCTCCCCCAAGCTTCGCAGAAATCCGACTGGGAGGTCGAGCTTGGCATCGTCATTGGCACCAAGGCGACCTATGTCCCGCCGGAGAATGCGCTCTCCTACGTGGCAGGATACTGCGTCGTGAACGATGTCAGTGAGCGCGAATACCAGATGGAGCGCGGCGGCACTTGGGACAAAGGCAAGGGTTGCGACACCTTCGGTCCCGTCGGTCCATGGCTGGTCACCAAGGATGAGGTAGGAGACGTACAGGCGCTCGATCTGTGGCTCGACGTGAATGACCGCCGTATGCAGATGGGCAATACGCGCACGATGATCTTCAATTGCGCCGAGATCGTCAGCTATGTCAGCCGCTTTATGACGCTCTTGCCCGGCGATGTGATTGCGACCGGCACCCCGCCGGGTGTCGGAATGGGCATCAAGCCCACCCCGATCTACCTGAAGCCCGGCGACACGATGACCGTTGGCATCGAGAAGCTCGGAGTTCAGCGTCAAAAGGTGGTCGCGTGGTCCAAGGACGGAGCCGGGGTTCGATGA
- a CDS encoding 2-keto-4-pentenoate hydratase translates to MANVAENIDGIAKAIREAYSGEPIPPIRTQLIFQEIDTAYAIQEANTSHWLAEGRRIVGCKIGLTSPAVQKQLGVDRPDFGILFADMQVQEDEPVAKGRVLQPKIEAEVAFEMARDIVSANPTAKEIFDATAFVMPALEIVGSRIRNWEISIYDTIADNASSALFVLGQDKRPLGDLNLREVTMKMTRNGDVASEGKGAACLDNPLNAVAWLAAELGKRGRPLRAGDIVLSGALGPMVPANSGDVFQASIEGLGSVSARFA, encoded by the coding sequence ATGGCAAATGTTGCAGAGAACATCGACGGCATCGCGAAAGCGATCCGGGAGGCCTATTCCGGAGAACCGATCCCGCCGATCAGGACGCAACTGATCTTCCAGGAAATCGACACGGCATACGCCATCCAGGAGGCCAACACGTCGCATTGGCTGGCCGAAGGACGCCGTATCGTCGGGTGCAAGATCGGCCTGACCTCGCCTGCCGTGCAAAAGCAGTTGGGCGTCGATCGGCCTGACTTTGGCATCCTCTTTGCGGATATGCAGGTCCAGGAGGACGAACCGGTCGCAAAGGGGCGGGTGCTCCAGCCCAAGATCGAGGCAGAGGTCGCGTTCGAAATGGCACGGGACATCGTCAGTGCCAATCCGACGGCAAAGGAGATTTTTGATGCAACGGCATTCGTGATGCCTGCACTCGAGATCGTCGGCAGCCGCATCCGCAACTGGGAAATCTCGATTTACGATACGATCGCGGACAATGCTTCGTCGGCTCTGTTCGTTCTCGGACAGGACAAACGCCCATTGGGTGACCTCAACCTTCGCGAAGTCACGATGAAGATGACGCGCAATGGCGACGTTGCGTCGGAAGGCAAGGGCGCGGCCTGTCTCGATAACCCTCTTAATGCGGTGGCATGGCTCGCTGCTGAACTGGGAAAGCGAGGCCGTCCGCTGCGTGCAGGAGACATCGTTCTGTCCGGAGCGCTTGGCCCAATGGTTCCGGCGAATTCCGGCGACGTATTCCAGGCGAGTATCGAGGGATTAGGCTCGGTGAGCGCCCGTTTCGCCTGA
- a CDS encoding alpha/beta fold hydrolase, with product MSNTRPNNFSSVWADLKGVSFKQHFIDAGGIRTRCIESGDPSKPLVLALHGVGGHAEAYSRNFGPHANADFWFVAIDMLGHGWTNQPPINYQVKDYAEHILAVLKTLGRDRAMLTGESLGGWVSTYLAVHHPQVVEKLVLNTAGGWTAHPHVMERLKTLSNEAASDPTWERIKTRLEFLMCDKSMVSDDLIETRRAIYSQSGFSETMKRIMCLQEMEIRRPNMITAEQYKSIKAPTLVVWTSHDPTATPEEGKQIADMIPGAKYVVMNECGHWPQFEDAELFNRIHIEFLKG from the coding sequence ATGAGCAATACACGACCGAACAATTTCTCGAGCGTCTGGGCCGATCTGAAGGGCGTTTCCTTCAAGCAGCACTTCATCGACGCTGGCGGGATCCGGACCCGATGCATCGAGTCCGGCGATCCGTCCAAGCCGCTAGTTCTCGCGCTTCACGGCGTCGGCGGGCATGCCGAGGCGTATTCGCGTAATTTTGGTCCGCACGCCAACGCGGATTTTTGGTTTGTCGCCATCGATATGCTCGGTCATGGTTGGACCAATCAGCCGCCGATCAATTATCAGGTCAAGGATTACGCCGAACACATTCTAGCGGTCCTGAAGACCCTCGGTCGGGATCGCGCGATGCTGACCGGCGAGTCTCTTGGCGGCTGGGTCTCGACCTATCTCGCGGTTCACCATCCACAGGTCGTCGAAAAGCTCGTACTCAACACGGCGGGCGGCTGGACCGCGCATCCGCACGTCATGGAGCGATTGAAGACCCTGTCAAACGAGGCCGCCTCGGACCCGACCTGGGAGCGCATCAAGACCCGTCTTGAGTTCTTGATGTGCGACAAGAGCATGGTCTCGGACGATCTCATCGAGACACGCCGGGCGATCTATTCCCAGTCCGGCTTCTCCGAGACCATGAAGCGCATCATGTGCCTTCAGGAGATGGAAATCCGCCGCCCCAACATGATCACCGCCGAGCAGTACAAGTCTATCAAGGCTCCGACTCTGGTGGTCTGGACCTCGCATGATCCCACGGCAACGCCGGAAGAGGGCAAGCAGATCGCGGACATGATCCCGGGCGCCAAGTATGTCGTCATGAACGAATGCGGCCACTGGCCCCAGTTTGAGGACGCCGAACTGTTCAATCGCATCCACATCGAATTCCTGAAGGGGTAA
- a CDS encoding FAD-dependent monooxygenase: protein MSADFNTDVLIIGSGPMGATTALGLATYGVRAHMVSRSAWLADSPRAHITNQRANEVFRDLGIDDEIARFASHWDVMGDTTFATSLAGPELIRMRTWGTGDDRKGDYLKASPCGMVDIIQPLLEPILLQKAAERGATFTFNTEYLGHEQDENGVTARMRDRLDGREYTIRAKYMVGADGARSSVVEHLGLPIIGQMARAGTVYTIFDADLSKYSAHRPSILNWIVTPDASFGEIGMGLLRAVRPWTRWIAGWGFDINKGEPDLSSDTIISKIRILIGDPKINIDIVRTSLWYVNQAYATEYTKGRVLCGGDAVHRHPPSSGLGMNTCVQDGHNLAWKLAYVIKGYAGPALLESYSAERAPVGEQIVKRANQSRMDYAPLNACFRVPEAANPVAAGIARFQDPGPEGVAARRAVQDALDLKQTEFNAQGTEMNQRYESGAVLADANAEPEVWRRDQGLYNQATTRPGAKIPHAWIVGVDGKRKSTLDVTGKGSFAVVTGLAGENWKKAVEQMNLPFLRVVVIGTPDQQDLYCEWQRIREIDEAGAVLVRPDGVVAWRQSAAASDDSDAYDKLANALQKILARNDFNNVEADAAPPYREQTEAPLFA, encoded by the coding sequence ATGAGTGCGGATTTCAACACGGACGTGTTGATCATAGGTTCTGGTCCTATGGGTGCCACCACGGCGCTCGGGCTCGCCACTTACGGCGTGCGCGCGCACATGGTGTCGCGTTCTGCATGGCTCGCGGATAGTCCGCGGGCCCACATCACCAACCAGCGGGCGAACGAAGTCTTCCGCGATCTCGGCATCGATGACGAGATCGCTCGCTTTGCGAGCCACTGGGACGTGATGGGAGACACCACCTTCGCGACCAGCTTGGCGGGTCCGGAACTGATCCGGATGCGCACCTGGGGCACCGGCGACGACCGCAAGGGCGATTATCTGAAGGCCAGCCCTTGCGGCATGGTCGATATCATTCAGCCCTTGCTTGAGCCGATCCTGCTGCAGAAGGCGGCCGAGCGAGGTGCGACGTTTACGTTCAACACCGAATATCTCGGCCATGAGCAGGACGAAAACGGCGTCACGGCCCGGATGCGAGATCGCCTTGACGGGCGTGAATACACGATCCGGGCGAAATACATGGTCGGAGCCGATGGCGCTCGTTCATCGGTGGTCGAACACCTTGGACTGCCGATTATTGGGCAAATGGCGCGTGCCGGCACTGTCTATACGATCTTCGATGCCGACCTCTCGAAGTACAGCGCCCATCGACCGAGCATCCTCAACTGGATCGTGACGCCGGATGCCAGTTTCGGTGAGATTGGAATGGGCCTCCTGCGAGCCGTTCGTCCCTGGACACGTTGGATCGCAGGATGGGGCTTCGACATCAACAAGGGCGAGCCGGATCTTTCATCGGACACGATCATCTCGAAAATCCGAATCCTGATTGGTGACCCGAAGATCAACATCGATATCGTTCGGACGTCGCTTTGGTACGTTAACCAAGCTTACGCGACTGAATACACGAAGGGCAGGGTTCTGTGCGGCGGTGATGCGGTACATCGCCATCCGCCATCGAGCGGTCTCGGCATGAACACTTGCGTTCAAGACGGCCATAACCTCGCTTGGAAGCTCGCATACGTCATCAAGGGATATGCGGGGCCTGCATTGCTCGAAAGCTATTCGGCAGAACGCGCTCCTGTTGGCGAGCAGATCGTGAAGCGCGCCAACCAGTCTCGCATGGACTATGCGCCGCTGAATGCGTGTTTCCGCGTTCCGGAAGCTGCGAACCCTGTGGCCGCAGGCATCGCGCGCTTCCAGGATCCCGGCCCGGAGGGTGTTGCGGCCCGCCGAGCGGTCCAGGACGCACTCGATCTCAAGCAGACGGAATTCAACGCGCAGGGCACCGAGATGAACCAGCGCTACGAAAGCGGCGCTGTCCTTGCCGATGCGAATGCCGAGCCCGAGGTATGGCGCAGGGATCAAGGTCTCTACAATCAGGCTACGACGCGACCCGGTGCGAAAATCCCACATGCATGGATCGTTGGAGTCGACGGCAAACGTAAATCGACGTTGGACGTCACGGGGAAGGGCTCTTTCGCGGTCGTGACCGGTCTCGCGGGCGAGAACTGGAAGAAGGCCGTCGAGCAGATGAACCTGCCTTTCCTCCGAGTGGTGGTTATCGGGACGCCCGACCAGCAGGATCTCTACTGCGAATGGCAGCGGATCCGCGAGATCGACGAAGCGGGCGCCGTGCTTGTGCGGCCGGACGGCGTCGTTGCTTGGCGTCAATCGGCCGCCGCGAGCGATGACAGCGATGCGTACGACAAGCTAGCCAACGCACTTCAGAAAATCCTCGCCCGCAACGACTTCAACAATGTCGAAGCCGATGCAGCGCCTCCATACCGCGAGCAGACGGAGGCCCCGCTGTTCGCATAA
- a CDS encoding 3-carboxyethylcatechol 2,3-dioxygenase, whose amino-acid sequence MSFAVVCASHTPLMYRGPATTETEQRVKDAFSDLGAWLRDYNPDYIIQFAPDHFNGFFYDLMPAFCVGAGAESLGDWGGGLGPLPVPEDTALELTDYLRAADFDVALSYRMPVDHGFVQMWEAMFGNFRSIPLLPIFVNGAAPPLPTYRRTRMLGEAVGRFAAKSGKRVLFAASGGLSHDPPLPDIRTATPEVRERLINNRHQSPEAQKAREEKVLEAGVLAEAGKGPCAPLNPEWDAEFMRILRSGDFVSADKLDTDEVRKAAGRGANEVLSWIAAFGALSAAGEYKVEREFYEAIPGWIAGMAMIAARGSETAAR is encoded by the coding sequence ATGTCTTTTGCTGTTGTTTGCGCTTCGCACACACCGTTGATGTATCGCGGTCCGGCGACCACAGAGACCGAGCAGCGCGTCAAGGACGCCTTCTCGGATCTTGGAGCGTGGCTCCGCGATTACAATCCCGATTACATCATTCAATTCGCGCCGGACCACTTCAACGGATTCTTCTACGACTTGATGCCCGCATTCTGTGTTGGCGCGGGAGCGGAGTCACTTGGAGATTGGGGAGGCGGCCTCGGGCCGCTTCCCGTTCCGGAAGATACCGCTCTCGAACTCACCGACTATCTCCGTGCCGCTGATTTCGACGTCGCGCTCTCATATCGAATGCCCGTCGATCACGGCTTCGTCCAGATGTGGGAAGCGATGTTCGGCAATTTCCGCTCGATCCCTCTTCTGCCGATTTTCGTGAACGGTGCTGCCCCTCCGCTCCCGACCTATCGCCGCACCCGCATGCTCGGCGAGGCGGTCGGCCGTTTCGCCGCCAAATCCGGCAAACGTGTGCTGTTCGCGGCGTCCGGCGGCCTGTCGCACGATCCGCCGCTTCCGGACATCCGCACTGCGACGCCAGAGGTGCGCGAGCGCCTGATCAACAATCGGCATCAATCGCCTGAGGCTCAGAAAGCTCGCGAGGAGAAAGTCCTCGAAGCGGGCGTACTCGCCGAGGCAGGGAAAGGCCCATGCGCGCCACTCAATCCTGAATGGGACGCAGAGTTCATGCGTATCCTTCGCTCGGGTGATTTCGTATCCGCCGACAAGCTGGACACGGATGAAGTCCGTAAGGCCGCCGGACGCGGAGCCAACGAAGTGCTTTCCTGGATCGCAGCATTCGGCGCCTTGTCCGCCGCCGGCGAATACAAGGTTGAACGCGAGTTCTACGAAGCGATCCCGGGTTGGATCGCGGGCATGGCGATGATCGCCGCACGTGGATCGGAGACGGCCGCCCGCTGA
- a CDS encoding ABC transporter substrate-binding protein, producing MFIRSVALASTLLVSTALTTMTWAQSAETAGGISNGTVKIGVLTDLSGPASSSNGMGSVIAAQMAAEDAANGLKVEVVSADHQGKPDAGMAIAGRWFDVEGVDAVADMQGSPIGFAVQNLSKQKSKIMLLSGSTSSDFSGKACSPLSVQWTVDTYGLAQGAAKAISAAGGKKWYFLTVDQAYGHALTRDTIEQVKKNGGEVLGNSVFPSRNSDFSSVLLRAQSTKADVIAIASASGDTETAMKQAEEFGLNSTAKIVPLQSTVQDMKGIGVKTAQGAYEVAPFYWDRNEETRAWAKRFFEKAKIMPSGFHAGVYSSVVHYLKAVKATGTDDANTVMKQMESQKVNDFFAKDGYIRADRKMIHDMYLLQVKKPGEPKGEWDLYNVLQTLPGESLARPLAESECSLVQK from the coding sequence ATGTTCATTCGTAGCGTCGCGCTCGCATCCACCCTTCTCGTTTCCACGGCTCTGACGACCATGACGTGGGCGCAGTCAGCGGAGACGGCTGGCGGCATTAGCAATGGGACCGTCAAGATCGGCGTCCTTACCGACCTCAGCGGTCCGGCATCGAGCTCCAACGGCATGGGATCCGTCATCGCCGCGCAGATGGCGGCCGAGGATGCCGCGAATGGTCTCAAGGTCGAGGTCGTGTCGGCCGACCATCAGGGTAAGCCCGACGCCGGAATGGCGATCGCCGGCCGCTGGTTCGACGTGGAAGGCGTCGATGCCGTTGCGGATATGCAAGGTTCGCCAATCGGCTTTGCCGTGCAGAACCTGTCGAAGCAGAAGAGCAAGATCATGCTGCTTTCGGGATCCACGTCGTCTGACTTCTCTGGAAAGGCCTGCTCACCGCTGTCGGTACAATGGACCGTCGATACCTATGGTCTCGCGCAGGGCGCCGCCAAGGCAATCTCCGCCGCAGGTGGCAAGAAGTGGTATTTCCTCACTGTTGATCAGGCCTACGGGCACGCACTGACGCGCGACACGATCGAGCAGGTGAAGAAGAACGGTGGGGAGGTCCTCGGTAACTCGGTGTTCCCATCGCGCAATTCCGATTTCTCTTCCGTTCTGCTGCGCGCTCAAAGCACGAAGGCGGATGTCATCGCCATCGCATCCGCGAGCGGCGATACCGAAACGGCGATGAAGCAGGCCGAGGAATTCGGGCTCAATTCGACCGCCAAGATCGTGCCGCTGCAGTCCACCGTGCAGGACATGAAGGGCATCGGCGTGAAGACGGCTCAGGGCGCGTACGAGGTTGCGCCGTTTTACTGGGATCGCAACGAGGAGACGCGCGCATGGGCGAAGCGGTTCTTCGAAAAGGCGAAGATCATGCCGAGCGGATTTCATGCGGGCGTCTATTCCTCGGTCGTTCACTACCTGAAGGCCGTGAAGGCAACGGGGACGGACGATGCCAACACTGTCATGAAGCAGATGGAATCCCAGAAGGTGAACGACTTCTTCGCCAAGGACGGATACATCCGCGCCGATCGCAAGATGATCCACGACATGTACCTCCTGCAGGTCAAGAAGCCCGGCGAACCGAAGGGCGAGTGGGATCTTTACAACGTGCTTCAGACCTTGCCGGGAGAATCCCTGGCGCGGCCGCTTGCCGAGAGCGAGTGCTCGCTCGTCCAAAAGTAA
- a CDS encoding IclR family transcriptional regulator domain-containing protein: protein MEQTMHPNVRALSRGLAILAELNVGGPSSAQTLARKTGINRTTAYRLLHTMIEDGFVTFDEPSGEFSSTPQVRQLSDGLSARDAMSQAALPAMFALMKEVSWPSDLAVFDSGSVIIRETTHPYSPFSVHRAMIGRRRPFLRSSLGRAILAAARPKVRRTMLEITAASGNADAALAEDQAVINGLLEQFNRDGFAWSVGETEKNISAIALPIVGASGVIGSMNIIFFSTTMTPQKAAGRYLRNLQKAVASVETELRRSIRR from the coding sequence ATGGAGCAGACGATGCACCCCAATGTCCGCGCCCTCTCGCGGGGTCTGGCAATCCTGGCCGAACTGAATGTCGGAGGTCCGAGTTCGGCCCAAACGCTCGCTCGCAAGACTGGGATCAATAGGACGACGGCGTATCGTCTGCTTCACACGATGATCGAAGACGGCTTCGTGACTTTCGACGAGCCCAGTGGAGAGTTCAGTTCGACGCCACAAGTCCGGCAACTGAGCGACGGTCTTTCGGCACGAGACGCCATGAGCCAGGCGGCACTTCCCGCTATGTTTGCTCTGATGAAAGAGGTTTCTTGGCCGAGTGATTTGGCAGTTTTTGACTCCGGCTCCGTAATCATCCGCGAGACCACGCATCCTTACAGTCCCTTTTCCGTACACCGCGCCATGATCGGACGTCGCCGCCCGTTCCTGAGGAGCTCGCTCGGCCGCGCCATCCTCGCGGCCGCGCGTCCAAAGGTGCGCAGGACCATGCTGGAAATCACTGCGGCTTCCGGAAATGCCGACGCCGCGCTTGCCGAGGATCAAGCGGTCATCAATGGACTCCTTGAGCAGTTCAATCGCGACGGCTTTGCGTGGTCCGTTGGCGAAACCGAAAAGAACATCAGCGCCATCGCACTGCCGATCGTTGGCGCGAGCGGCGTCATCGGCAGCATGAACATCATTTTCTTCAGCACCACGATGACGCCTCAGAAGGCAGCGGGACGCTATCTGCGAAATCTGCAAAAGGCTGTCGCGTCAGTTGAGACCGAACTCAGACGCTCGATCAGACGGTGA
- a CDS encoding metal-sensing transcriptional repressor yields the protein MSDRASDAVSRRLKRANGHLEKIIEMIEQGQPCAKVAQQLQAVENAIDSAKQLLIHDHIAHSLDAAAGTNAKVQAVTRNLKLMTKYL from the coding sequence ATGTCTGATCGAGCGAGCGATGCCGTAAGCCGCCGCCTCAAGCGCGCCAATGGTCATCTGGAGAAGATCATTGAGATGATCGAGCAAGGCCAGCCATGCGCGAAAGTTGCCCAACAGCTGCAGGCTGTCGAAAACGCTATCGACAGCGCGAAGCAACTGTTGATCCATGACCATATCGCTCACAGCCTCGACGCCGCTGCGGGAACGAACGCAAAGGTGCAGGCCGTTACCCGAAACCTGAAGCTTATGACTAAGTACCTATAA